caatttctcttttatttgctGAGATTTGGAACCTAAAGCAGATGAATGTCACCAAAACCACATTGGTTCTATCACATTCTTAACCCTCCGTGGGTAATACTAATCTGTATTTTTCATCATCTACAGTCAATGaactgtgtgcacacacactcCTCACACAGTAATTCACTGACTTTCTGGCCCCAGAGAGGTGGAGGTAATGTATATACTCCTTAGCCCATGTTTATGTTGAAATGATTTCTCACTCAGGAGAAATCTTAGCTTTGATTAAAGGAAACAAAGTAGGATAGTGAAACAGGTTATCTCCAAAACTGTTGTTTGGTTTACATTGTGTAGGAACACTAAAAGGGATAATTCAGATATATGTTTACAGATTTTATGAAGTCAGCAGACTTCACAGAGAGAGATGATAGgcatcacattttaaaaatctatattaaaattacattaatagCAGTGTATTGAATCAGTCACCATAAATAAATCACCCTGATGGCATTTATGTACAAGGTAATACATCACACCCAACTGAATGCCAAACCATAGTTTGGATGGAGTTGCTTGCTGGGATTTCCAGGATTTTTGAAGAACATGAAAAAAGAGGCAGCCAGGTAGGTTATATATTGTTATTTACAGCCTGAGGTAAAATGCTGGTTTAGAGGCACTGACAGggcctcagcagccacagcccctcCTGTGCCACAGAGGAGCCCAGCCCATAAGGGTAAAAGTTACTTTCCACAACTGTTCAAATCAAACCACaggaaaatattcatttttaacTGCTTTAGCTTCCAGAGTGCTGGTGAGTGCTGGATCCATGGTGTTGGCAGATTTTCCCCGAGTGaagcccagggctctgcagcctGCATAGCTCTGAGCCAGCCACGCACGTCAAAGGCTCGTCCccactggcacagctcagcctgggCTCTCAAAGCCTTCTTAcacctttctgccttttttcttgACTTCAGTTTTCTCCTCCCTCCCAAACTCCCCGGTTGCTTTCAGTCACCATTTTGGGAACTCCATATCCAAGGCAACAATccaggattattttatttttcccgTTCAAGAGCTGTCACACCTGGAGCCTTTTGCCAAGGAgagctccctcctgctcctgccagctgtATCCCTGGGAAGCCATGCCTGAGGAACTgagctgggaaagctgctgtgGTGGCAAGCAGCCTACAATATCTTCTGCTGGGATTTTGAAGATGAGCTACAAAATCCACTTGCATCGTTGTACTGTGCAGGGAACTTCTGCAATAGAGAAAGATGGCTGATGCTGCTTTATCCTGTTAAATAAAACAGAGGAGCTCAAATACCACACTGAAAAAGAGCTCTGAGTGCAAGTCCGGTCTTGTTCTGAACTCTTGGAAATCtacttttccttcatttaattGACAAAATCTGTAGATCATACGAGGAAGACAGCCCCTGCCAAAAATCCAACATCACTAGTTTTTAATAACACAATGGGAATGACCCCTCAGAACATATGTAATTATGGGAATGAGTCATTCCGATGGCATCACGTAACCACACTCACTGGGATTTGACAAAGATGAGGCCACATAAaactcaaaattatttcatttatgcCCTGGTCAGGGCAGTGGTGCTGAGGAACTGAGGCTACACAGCAGAGGGGACGGACAATGATCTGTGGCCCTGTTGTCCTGGCTGCTTGTGGCACAGACAGTGTCCTGCTGTAGCCAATGGTAACAGAATGAGAAGCTAAAGATTGAAATGGGAAGGATGCATCAATAGCAAAGGAAAGACTGTGAGTCATAGAGCAAGAAAAATATCAGTTTAGTGGAGCAAAATATCTGACTTGCACGTTATCAGATACACAATaagcagctgcagcctcagggATACAGCAAGTTAAACACCATCTGCTGGCCCCAGTGATGGAATTTGAGTCAGGGAATATGTGAGAGTGAGGAAAGTGCCGCAGGGAGGTGCCAGTTTGAATGCAGGTCCCACACATTATCAGTAGGATCTTTTCTTATGACAGAAAATCCAGGCTCCTAGCCCAGCCCAATGGGGGTGTGAGGCACGGCTGGGTAAAGGGCCTGAGTCCTCCCACCAATGCTTCCAGCCTGGGAATTCAGCACTCAACTCTGGGGCATCCCCAAGACAAGTTCTCCCTGCCACAACCTCCTCCCCAAAGCTGGCTGGGGCTGTTCTCTCACAGAAAGAGATGGTGACTTTCTGGCTGCACCCCATGATCTTTTGCTAACAATAAAGACGGAGTTTTCTTAAAGGAAAGTAAGAAAGAGttggggagagcagagcaaaAGTATTACTCAACTATTGAGTCTACAATTTTGAAAATCAAAAGGCTCTTCTGACAGATTGATATCAACTCTAATAGAAAACACACTTGTCCCGGGAAAACTCTTCTACATGAGCCTCGAGTCTGATAGCTTAAACAATTATCTACAATTTGGAATTGATTTTTTACGCCCACATCAATGTGTACTTTTTCAATGCCCAAGGCACAGATAATTCTATTAAGAGAAAAACCAGAACGTGTAGGCTTAAGCCAAACAGCCTCCAACTCCAGACTCAGTCTTACAAAACATGTCCCAAGGCCTGACTCATCATGGCTCCCTTTGTACAGCAGGGACTCTACACCTCACAGCAAAACGCTGAAAATcattaaaagaatgaaattccagcagctctgttaTTGTTCTGGATTTAAAGGAGCATTAGCAGCACCAGAAAGACATCGCACTGGCTGGGAATGTTCTGCTGCTAATGAGCGTTTAGGAAGGATGGGCCAGAGCTGTGTTTTAGGCAAGTATTCCCCAAGGTGCTGAGCTTGGCTCTAGCCCAAGCTCTGGTATCAATTAACACAGTTTCGGTTCTGCTTTGTTCATTTACTGAAGGTGAGGAGATTTCAAATTGCTATTACAATCTGGCAGTAACATGAATGTGGGCTTACACTTCGGACACAGAACTTGCACAGATCTGATTTGTTAGTGCACCAATTTTTTACACGCACATAAAAACACACAGTGATGTTATTGCtaagttttaaaattctttgcCAGTAACCCAGAAACAACAGCCCTGTACGCCTGTAAACAcccaccagcactgccctgtgctTGAGTCTCTGCTGTGGCAGTGCCCTCTGGCAGCCCCAGTGTCCCACCaccctccccagtgtccctccagccatcccagtgtccctcgACCACCCCAGTGTCGCTCTGGTAGCCCCAATGCCCCTCCAGCCACCTCAGTGTCCCTCTGGTACCCCCAGTGTCCCACCAGCAGCCCCCATCCACCAGCGAGAGGCATGGAGAGTTCCTGCCGCTCTCCGGAACTATTTCCATTATGTGTCTGTGAACAAACACCATTTCCCAAACAATGGGGACACCCGTGCCAGCGCCCCCGCCGGGCCTTCGAACCACCCCTCGGCCCCGGGCCGGACGCGGCCAGACCGCAGCGCTCCGGGGCGGGCACAGCCACCCCCGGAGACGGGCAGTGACACGGAGCACAGGAACACGCGGGGGACACAGGGAACGCGGGACACCAAGGGGCTGCCGGGGCGGGCCGAGCACACGCGTTGCCGTGGCAACCGGGCCCGGACATGCCGCCTGCGCCTGCGCCGCCGCGCGGTGACTCCCGGAAATGCGTCAGACGCCGCCGTGCGCCGGAAGTGCCGCGCGCGTGTGCCCGGTTCGTGCCGAGTGCTCCGGGCCTGTCCCGCCACCCGCACCGGCACCATGGTGAAACCGCGCTACAAGGGCCGCTGCTCCATCAACCCCTCCCGCGCCAGCACCAACCCCGGTACGGGCGGGACTGCGGGCCGGGTCGGGCTggaccggaccggaccggaccggaccggaccgAGGCTGATGTTCTCTTGTCTCCGTAGATCGCGTCGGGGGCGAGGGAGGGAACAACATGCGGGACCGAGCGACCATCCGGCGCCTCAACATGTACCGGCAAAAGGAGCGCAGGTGagcgcggcccggcccgcgggGAAGCTGTGTCGTGGCTTGGCCGCGTTCCCGGTACCGGCCGGGCAGGACCGCGCCAGGGACAAGCGACAAAACCCCTCGGTACTGGCACGGTGTCTGTCCGACGTGTGCTCTGTAACCCCGTGCGCTGGGGAGCCTGATCCCGAGCTCTCAGCAGCCCAGCAATGTACCAGGGATACGGCTGGGAAACATTTGATGCATCTGTGTGGAGTGTCACGAGACCTAAACCACACAGAATTCCCGAATTTCCCACAGCAGCATAGCTCAAAAGCTCCCCCCAAAATACCTTGAGAGCCTCAGCTCCCCTCAGCATCTTCCCTGTGCCACACTCAGGGGTGGCTGGCAGGGGAGCAGCACCCACCGTGTCCGTGCCATGGTAGTTCTGAGAATCCTGTTTCACATCAGCTTATATGGTTTCTTTTTGCCAAATTTCCCACTGTTTGGAGAGCAGATGGGGAGGAGGGATTTCGAATATTGCTGAATTCAAGCCAGGTCTCGTCTTGTGAATCCTGTGTGGATGagtcctgcagagctggtggGCAGAACTGATCAAAAGGCTTCATGAGAGAATGCAGTGGGATTTGCTAGAAAACGGTACTTGATGCCTTTTGCAGCCCCAAGAGCCCTTCCTGGGCTGACacaagcagctgcagggagggtctggccaggctggagtgAGACCAAGGGCTGTGACTGCCATCACTGCTACTCAGGGTTGGATTAACTCACCCTCATGGAatgtgcagcagcaccagctgcaggtGAAGGATCTCTCTGCATTTTGTGTCTCCGCTTCTGGCCTGGTACACACAGGGGCTGGAGGGGTCAGTGCTGCCCCTGTGCACTGACACATCTTCATTTGTCCTTTAGGAACAAACATGGCAAAGTGATCAAACCTCTGCAGTATCAGTCCACTGTGGCACCGGGCACCGTCGCAAGAGTGGAACCAAATATCAAATGGTTTGGTGAGTTTTGTCCAACTTCCAGATTCAGCAAGCTTCAAAACTATTGAACTTTGTGTGTTGGAAGGTGTTTGTTTCAGAATGGTGGTCTGAGAGCTGTGTGGGACAGGTGCTGCAAGAGAAGGTGATGTTGATGCCTTGTGGGGCTACCTAAAACCAGATGTCATAAAAAACTAAGGGAATAAAAAGTGGTTATATTTATATGAAGGGTGTTCAGATACATTTTGGGCAGACGAAACTCCCCAAGGACTACACCCAAAATGGATGAAGAGTCAggggttttcacacttttataaatttggtccatttgcatattgggggttaatcttccaattacagcttcaagtaatgaaataatttaccccaagtttgcttcccacttttgtttccatttctcggagtctgaggcagtgaggtgtccttgatttccagacctggagaggaattgttgtgtctgcccaaaatgggaaagcagcagctcacattgggtatggagtttagagttataaACTAAAGAATTGCTGGATTACAAAtagatgaaaaatataaaagctaaaatcctaaggcatcagtGTCACCCcttgcctgtgcctgtgcttgGGGGTTTGCTTTCCACACACTCCCCTAAGGATGGTTATTTTGGCTCCTGTGGCCTTTTCCCATGGATTGCCCATGTTTATGGCTGTTAAGTTTCCTAGAGATACTGTTAAAATTTCCTGTAAATGGTGGGAAAGAAAGGGATTGGCTGCCTGTTTGGGCTTGGTCTCAAGTAAAACCATTCGGGTTTGtcactgttttttttgttcctaGATGGAAAGTTCATGTTTTATTATTATCCCCAGTTGTAGCAGTTAAAATAAGGAATGGCCAGGTgtgatgtttgttttttacacTCAGGAAATACCCGTGTGATCAAGCAATCATCTCTACAGAAATtccaggaggagatggagaCTGTGATGAAGGATCCTTACAGGGTGATCATGAAGCAGAAGAAGCTGCCCATGTCCCTTTTCTATGACCGGATCAAACCACATGTGGGTATCACttgctgtgcaggtgtgtgcaCACGGTGGTTTACCTGTGAACAGTTGTGCTGTCTCTACTCAGTCTGGGGAAATATTGGGTTCTGGAAGCCTTGGGAGGGTCAGCTGTAGTGGATTCCTTGGGGAAGGATGGTTCTGATTGCCTGTCACTGTGGGCATCAAGTGTGAGAGCAAAGAAGGGTgcattatttaataaaaatgctcATTTTCCAGTAGGAAATTACCtcaaaatttctttcctttgaggGTGGGCAGACCCTGgtacaggctgcccagaggagctgtggctgccccatccctggaagtgtccaaggccaggttggatggggcatggagcagcctgggatagtagAAGGGGACAGGGCATGGAacaagatgggctttaagggctcttccagcccaaagccttctgtgattttatggTAGGTTATGATACTATCATACTGTGATCAGATTTTTGATAGGTTAGTGTGCCAGCTGATATTCTAATGCCTCTAACAGCTCTTGGGCCTTCCTTGGGGCTGCCTCACCATGCAGACACTCATATGATGAATTTGAACTCAAATACAATGAATTTAAACTAAAATACTTTTATCCTGTGTCAGAAACTCTTGTTCATTCAGCCTTCATTTCTAGTACAACAAGTTTTAGttattgccattttttttcagtgtgccCAAATCATTATTTTGGACTATTGGTAGCTATTTTGTCATATGGAAACTTTCTAATGTCATGTCATAAGAATGTTATTTAAATTAGGGAAAAAGATATGTTAAAACATGCATTGCAAAAACAAATTGCTGCTTTCAGCAATGGATTGTTTGCTGTTCCAAGACAAGCTGGCTTTCATTGCAAGCTTTAAAATCTACAGTTTTGATTGTAATTATCCCtgacaaaaatctgaaaatttggCAAGATTTGTGTTCTTGTTGGAAAAACAAGTAATGATCAAAGATAGCAGCTGAATTTTCATCATGGTGGTTGTAATTGCATTTGACACCATTTATGGTGCAAGAACTGAAGCATGGTTCGTTGGTGAGTGCAGAATGTTTTGTTGCTTATTAAGTATCCACTTCTGTGTTACTCAAAGCTTGAGCTAGAAAACTCAAACATCATTAGGAAAGTGCCTGTCACTTATTACAGGCTGTGTTGAACTTGGGGCTCCTCCCCTGCATGTCacaagaaataggaaaaaaaacaccctggtgcttggggtttgtttttttttttttttttttaaccgaCCTGTTTTTCCTCAGACCTCCAGGGTTCACATTCTTGACACAGAAACATTTGAAACAACGTTTGGCCCCAAATCACAAAGGAAAAGACCAACTCTGTCTGCAAGTGATGTGCAGTCTCTAGTGGAGAATGCTGAGGCCTCGTCAGAGTCTTATGACCAGGGCAAGGACCGAGACCTGGTGACAGAGGACACTGGTGTAAGGTGACTGGAAAggacaaatgattcattgtttaTGTGTATGAAAAGCCAGCCTTGTTTTTAGAGAAGTATCTGGTGCCTCCATCAGTGCTGTTACTgtgtgaggaggaaggaaaaagagattatctgaatttgggattttgcCTAAATACCAGCTGTTACTTGAGCTTCGTCCCCTCTTTTGTCTGTAAATGGCTTAAGAGGAGAGAAGAAGATCCTGACCCTGTATCTGATGTTTCTGGCGATGTCTTCTAGGGATGAAGCACAAGAGGAAATCTTTAAGAAAGGACAGTCCAAAAGAATCTGGGGTGAGCTCTATAAGGTAAATGGCACTTGGAATTTGAAGCAGTCACATCTGTCAGCCTTTACACAGTTAGGGGCTTCAGCACAGCATTGAAATCCTGCACAGCAAcgagaaaaaccaaaaagtagattttaatttccaaatcTCTGCCTGACTGAGGTTGATTCTTGAGGTCTTATCCTACAGGAAAAACCACTCTTAAAATACATGATCTAGAAGAGGACTGGCAGAGTGAAGGTGTAAGTTTTTCTTGGATTCCTGGGTCTTCACCACAAGTAAAAGAGTCATGCTCCCTTAAGTTTCTTTAGGCTAAAAGCATCTGGCATGTTGGTGGGGTCATCTTGGGAGAGCTCTGACTCTCAATTCTCCATGAGCCACCATCACTGCCAGAGAAATGGAGACTGAGTGAATTGGGGTGGTATGAGCAGTTTGTGTGCTCTCAGTGACTCTTAGGTGTGAAATTGCTTGACTTTTTGCTCTGAATTTCTGAATGTTGCTTAAAACCTTTTCATTTGGATCTAAAAGCACTGGGAATGGTTGAACAAATCAGATTTCAGTAAGAGGCTGccaaagctgcaggaaaaaGCTGTGAAACAAATTCACTTGGCTTGAAGCAAGTTGTAAAATGACAGCTCCCTGCTGTAGTTGCTTCGTGGACTAACAGCAGGTTCCTGCTTGGTTGTGTGTTTTATATTGGTCCAGAAAACATCCTTTATACCCTGATCCATTATGAAATGGTAGAAGGGAGTTGTTGTTGAATGGTTGATGAACACTGGATTTGTGTGCTGCAGCATTTTAGTTTTCCCATTTGGGTGTagtgttttctttccctggtgCATAAGAACAGGTAAAAATCGTTCAGCTGTCCAGGCTGAATTTGGAGGGGATTTAGGAGAGGAGGAAGTAGAGCATCAGTGGATGTTAGTCTGAATTTCACTAGTCTTTGGGGAAGTAGCAGTTTGTGAAAGATAGAAGGTTTTTGAATTAATGATGTAGTTTCAAATATGACTAGTTTTCATTTGAGAGGTACGAATACCCTGCTTTCTACAAAATCCGTTActtctgtgtgatttttttttttatttttcaggtgaTTGACTCATCAGATGTTGTTGTTCAAGTTCTTGATGCTCGGGATCCCATAGGCACTCGCTCCTCTCATGTGGAATCCTATCTTAAAAAGGAGAAACACTGGAAACATCTCATTTTTGTCCTGAACAAATGTGATCTCATTCCTACCTGGGCCACTGTAAGCACAGTCCTGCTTATTTTTCTGTGGATCTTCTTTGTTCCTgttgtggctgtgctgcagctctgtgccagtCCCTTTGCTGGTCTGGAAGGACGTACTGCAGCTGGGACGCTGGGAGTTCTCTGCTTGCCTGCAGTAAAAGTAACAATTACCATGTAAATCTGTCCAAGTTTGGCCAAGTTGAGCAACACACGCCAGCCACAAATTCCCTACTTCCTCTGTCTGGATTTAACAGTTCAGCTGTTGTCTCCAGAGTGTGCTAAATGTTAGTCTGCCTAGGATCCATATCCACCCCAGCTGGTTTGCTTTATGTCATTAAACTAATGAGTTTTAGCTAGCAGTGAAGGCGTTTTTGGGAAATTGTTTGTCTTTTATACAAACAATACTCAGGGCTTTTAGCTGTTGGGTTGGGGAAGCGCATCAAAGGTTCTTCCCTAGCAATGTTCATGGCTAGTTGCAGTTGTGAGCTCAGTGCAGATGTTGTGTCCTCCTCTCTGAGCACAGAGTGTCGCTCTCCAGCCCTGGGTCTCTAACCCAGTCCCCTTTGCCTCTCCAGAAACGCTGGGTTGCTGTCCTGTCCCAGGAGTATCCAACACTTGCTTTCCATGCCAGCCTCACAAACCCATTCGGCAAAGGTGCTTTCATACAGCTCCTAAGGCAGTTTGGAAAGGTACAAAACAATTTTGGGGATCTGTGGTTGGTTTGGGGGGTTACATTGCATGGtcttttgctctgttttgctcATTTGGGGTTCAGGACTACATTGGTAATTCTGTCCCTCACTCCAAGATGTAAAAGGAGTTGTTATTTCTCACCAGTTACATTCTGACAAGAAGCAGATCAGTGTGGGATTCATTGGTTACCCCAACGTTGGCAAGAGCTCAGTGATCAATACCCTGCGGTCCAAGAAGGTCTGCAGCGTGGCCCCCATTGCAGGGGAAACAAAGGTAGGAACATCCCTGCGTTAAAGATACAAATGAATTCATGTGAAATCAGCCTAATGACCTTGTCAAGCTCTTCACTGACCTGCACAGGTTGTGTGACACTCAGGAGGGGCTCATGGCCAGTCCCTGCTCTGAGGCACACtctggcagcattcccaaattcccactctGCTGtactgcagggctgtgatgggAATGCTCAGGTGTCCTTACTCCATCTGTGCTCTCCTCATCCAAATGCTCTGTTTCTCTGGCTCTGGTcttcaaaaattaaacaagGACTCTGTGGAAGGTGCTGGTGGGGAACTACTGATCTCTTCCAGGTGTGGCAATACATCACCTTGATGCGGCGGATTTTTCTCATCGACTGCCCTGGGGTGGTTTATCCATCAGGAGACTCAGAGACAGACATTGTGCTGAAGGGAGTGGTATGTGTCTGCACTGGATGCTGGAAAGCATCACTGTGTGATGGTCTCAGAGGGTTGATCCTCTTCTGTGATCCTCTACTGatcctctgctgtgctttttcaGGTTCAAGTTGAAAAGATTAAGAGCCCCCAAGACCATATTGGTGCTGTGCTGGAAAGAGCCAAAGCAGAGTACATCAGGAAGACATACAAAATTGATTCCTGGACAGATGTAGAAGACTTCCTTGAGAAACTTGCTGCTAGGACTGGAAAACTGCTAAAGGTGCAACAGCCTCCTGCATTTTCAGGCTGGAAGAGCGTGTGGCCTGGTGTGAACATGGGAAACAACACTGTTTCTGTTGCTCACATGGCATAGGAGGGCTGTGTGCCCTGCAAACATGGACATAAACTGTTCCTGGTTTTTTTCAGGGTGGTGAGCCTGATTTGCAGACTGTGAGCAAGATGGTTCTCAATGActggcagaggggcagaatccctttCTTTGTGAAGCCACCAAATGCAGAACCAGGTCAGCCTGGTTCCCAGGTAAGAATGTGATGCTTTTGGCTCCTCTTCCCACATACTTGATTTTCCTAATGGTATTcgctgctgcttttcccaaaatGTCATGCGACTTGGGCAGTGCATATCCTGGGCTCTGCCCAAGCTTGATCCTTCAGGTGACACCTGAATTTGGTGAGCACCAGGTAGCAGTGCTCTTTACAGACATGTCTGAGTCATTACTGACTACCAGAAATGTGAGTAATGTTGTCATCTTAGGCTTTTTTCAATGAGAGAAAATGGAAGTTATTGCTGGAGATGGTGGGACAGACTTTGGGGATAATATATCCTGCTCTTCCTTGCAGCCTCCTGTGTTGGAAGCATCTGTGACATCCAGCCAAGATAATACTGAAGAGAAAGTCTCTGAGTTGGTGGTATCAAGTGTGGAGCCAGCAGAAGAGGGGAGCAGCACAAACACTGAAATCAGGGAGCTCATGTCCCACGTTCGGCAGAACTTTGGCAGGATTAATGTGGCACCTCAATTCTCAGAAGAAGACCTGGTTCCTGTGGATGTGCCAGGTTTTGATGACACAGATTCCTctggagaggaggagcaggaggaagaggaaaaagaagagaatgaGCAACATCACGATCCGGGAGAGGAGGAATTGCAGGTGGCTGCACCAGGTGCCCAGGAGAGCTCTAAAGCAGTTCTTAAGGCTTTGGAGGACAAGAttgcaaaatacaaaaaattttTGGATAAAGCCAAGGCCAAGAGATTCTCAGCAATAAGGTGCCTGAATCTGTCCAATACATTGCAGGGGGGGAAAAGGTTGATGAGGCTCTGCTGTAGTTTGACTTTATTTCTGACTTGATTGCCAAGCTCCCCCATGCTCCCACACACAAGTTGCCACAGCTTATCTGGGCAATAAGGCTTGGAAATTGGGCAAAGTTTTTGAAAGATTATTCCAAGAACTGCTATTTGCCAGCAAATTAAAAACGTTCTCACTTTTTGAAAGCTGCCTCTTAAACTAAAGATTAGCATTTCCATTATCTTGGTTTTCTGGGTGGCAGTACTGCATCCTTGGATCTCTCCTTGTTGGGTAATACCAAGGCTGGGTATGCCTGGGTCTTTGTGCATGTGTAGTGAATCCTGGCCCACACAGCAGGCTCAGTTTTAGCAAAGCTCACCCACCAGCCTTGGGAGGACTGAAATTTCAAGGTTTAAGTGCtacattttctctctcatctAGTGTGCAAGCACAGTAACTCCAGCAAAAAGGGTATTGCAATATTCTGGTGCAAAGACTGACTTTGATGCTGACAGAGGACTGGGATCTGCTGGAGTCTGATGGTTTCTCAGAGGTGGTCACTGTTTGTGTAACAACAATCTTTTATTGCTGGTTTTATCTTCCATAGAATCCCTAAGGGACTGAGTGACAAAGTGTTTGCAAAATCCATGCAGAAGGCTGAAGAACCCAAAGAAACTGAAGACAGAGGTAAAACAAGATTAGTAGATATTCTTAATCTACATTTGGAAATCCTATGAGCCAGAGGGAGAAAAGGCATTAAGGGGAGAAGCATCCACTGGATCCTGCGTGCAagttttttcccctaaaattaCTTAAATCTCCCTTTAGCTGAACCAAGGGCTGCTGCTAACCTGCTGGCTTCCTACAGAACAGCTGGCTGTGTGATGGGAGATGTCCCTCTTATGTGTGACTGAAGATGCAGTGAAGGCAAATGTTGAGTTCCAACAGCCTGGGatctgggcaggctgcagccagagcagctccccTTCCCTGGGGTATTATAGGAAGGAGTGGACTGGGTTTGGGATGTTACAAAAGCAGAGATACTTCAGGCTATTGGTTTTTACTGCAGCTTCAGTTGTTGTAGTCAGTTTGAGTAAATGCACAATCAAGTAGGAGAGCCCTGTCCTGACAGGACTGTGGAATTCTCCTGGACTTGAATGGGGCTGAAGCAACCTTCTTCTTGAGAGCAGTTTTCATAGTAATAGCTGTGATTCCCTTGTGAGGAACAGTCATGTTGTTTTGGTAGAAGCTCTTAAATACAGCCAAGGGAATGTGTTGCTCAAGGAGTTCAGCCCAAAGTTCTTCAAACAAATGAGTGTTCTGGAAGATACCAAGTGCATTatctctgctgtttgcaggcagcacagagaagaaaagaaagaggaaagaagaagaggaaggtgatgatgatgaagacCAGTTGGGTAAACAGCCTTGTAAGAAACTCACATCCAAAGAAGTAAGTGTGCTTTCCTACAGTACAACTGAACAGGGAAATAAACTGGCTTTTTTATCCTTGGTGACATCACTAGAGAGCCTGTTGTCACTAAAGAGCTCTGAGACTTTGGGTATGAACAGAAGGGGAATGAAAACTGAATTCTGTTATGAATGTTCTGTGACTTCTGTCATCCCCCACTCTTACTTGACTATGCACACCAGATTGCATCTTGAATTTTCCTGTAAAGACTGAAGTGGAGCTTACTCTCTAAGAGCGGGGGCGTGGGTTCTGTATAGGGTCAGtacatttaatttgaaatttattttacttaatgCATGTGGAATGCAGAGTGAACACCATTGGAGAGTTGCAGACACTGAGGCTCTGGATGCTGGGGGTTTGCTaatgtgttttgtgtttgcagAGGAGACGAGCTGAGAGGCAGCAGCGCTCCAAAAAAGTCGGAGTCCGGTATTATGAAACTCACAACgtgaaaaataagaataagaacaagaaaaaaactggCTTGGAGGGACAAAGATCAAAgcacaaaaaatacaaacataagCAATAGCTGCTCATTCTATTAAATTTTACATAAAAC
Above is a genomic segment from Cinclus cinclus chromosome 26, bCinCin1.1, whole genome shotgun sequence containing:
- the GNL2 gene encoding nucleolar GTP-binding protein 2 isoform X2 — its product is MVKPRYKGRCSINPSRASTNPDRVGGEGGNNMRDRATIRRLNMYRQKERRNKHGKVIKPLQYQSTVAPGTVARVEPNIKWFGNTRVIKQSSLQKFQEEMETVMKDPYRVIMKQKKLPMSLFYDRIKPHTSRVHILDTETFETTFGPKSQRKRPTLSASDVQSLVENAEASSESYDQGKDRDLVTEDTGVRDEAQEEIFKKGQSKRIWGELYKVIDSSDVVVQVLDARDPIGTRSSHVESYLKKEKHWKHLIFVLNKCDLIPTWATKRWVAVLSQEYPTLAFHASLTNPFGKGAFIQLLRQFGKLHSDKKQISVGFIGYPNVGKSSVINTLRSKKVCSVAPIAGETKVWQYITLMRRIFLIDCPGVVYPSGDSETDIVLKGVVQVEKIKSPQDHIGAVLERAKAEYIRKTYKIDSWTDVEDFLEKLAARTGKLLKGGEPDLQTVSKMVLNDWQRGRIPFFVKPPNAEPGQPGSQVRIAYPGLCPSLILQVTPESSQDNTEEKVSELVVSSVEPAEEGSSTNTEIRELMSHVRQNFGRINVAPQFSEEDLVPVDVPGFDDTDSSGEEEQEEEEKEENEQHHDPGEEELQVAAPGAQESSKAVLKALEDKIAKYKKFLDKAKAKRFSAIRIPKGLSDKVFAKSMQKAEEPKETEDRGSTEKKRKRKEEEEGDDDEDQLGKQPCKKLTSKERRRAERQQRSKKVGVRYYETHNVKNKNKNKKKTGLEGQRSKHKKYKHKQ
- the GNL2 gene encoding nucleolar GTP-binding protein 2 isoform X1 — protein: MVKPRYKGRCSINPSRASTNPDRVGGEGGNNMRDRATIRRLNMYRQKERRNKHGKVIKPLQYQSTVAPGTVARVEPNIKWFGNTRVIKQSSLQKFQEEMETVMKDPYRVIMKQKKLPMSLFYDRIKPHTSRVHILDTETFETTFGPKSQRKRPTLSASDVQSLVENAEASSESYDQGKDRDLVTEDTGVRDEAQEEIFKKGQSKRIWGELYKVIDSSDVVVQVLDARDPIGTRSSHVESYLKKEKHWKHLIFVLNKCDLIPTWATKRWVAVLSQEYPTLAFHASLTNPFGKGAFIQLLRQFGKLHSDKKQISVGFIGYPNVGKSSVINTLRSKKVCSVAPIAGETKVWQYITLMRRIFLIDCPGVVYPSGDSETDIVLKGVVQVEKIKSPQDHIGAVLERAKAEYIRKTYKIDSWTDVEDFLEKLAARTGKLLKGGEPDLQTVSKMVLNDWQRGRIPFFVKPPNAEPGQPGSQPPVLEASVTSSQDNTEEKVSELVVSSVEPAEEGSSTNTEIRELMSHVRQNFGRINVAPQFSEEDLVPVDVPGFDDTDSSGEEEQEEEEKEENEQHHDPGEEELQVAAPGAQESSKAVLKALEDKIAKYKKFLDKAKAKRFSAIRIPKGLSDKVFAKSMQKAEEPKETEDRGSTEKKRKRKEEEEGDDDEDQLGKQPCKKLTSKERRRAERQQRSKKVGVRYYETHNVKNKNKNKKKTGLEGQRSKHKKYKHKQ